In one window of Bacteroidales bacterium DNA:
- a CDS encoding SDR family oxidoreductase, producing the protein MSRDFILITGAASGIGQKIAVHLSRDHRLLLCDKNRDGLNSTLELCSGNAAHLLWEFDLSNVAEIRVSIEKILKDSYSHVEAFVHSAGIMKVMRMKDADYQNAMQIFNVNFFSAAEIISSLLKKNINQNSLKNIIFISAILGKFGARGHNLYSSTKAALDGLMKSLAVELAPAVRVNSILPGGVRTPMAEYALTDPDIVEKIKQDYPLGLGETSDIANLVEFLLSEKSRWITGQQIIIDGGRTANMSQK; encoded by the coding sequence ATGTCACGGGATTTTATTCTGATTACAGGCGCTGCATCCGGGATCGGGCAAAAAATTGCTGTTCATCTTTCCCGGGATCATCGCTTGCTCTTGTGCGACAAGAATCGCGACGGACTGAATTCAACACTTGAGCTGTGCTCGGGTAATGCGGCACACCTGCTTTGGGAATTCGATCTTTCCAATGTTGCAGAGATAAGGGTTTCGATCGAGAAGATACTGAAGGATTCCTATTCCCATGTGGAAGCATTTGTTCATTCGGCCGGGATCATGAAAGTGATGCGCATGAAAGACGCCGATTACCAGAATGCGATGCAGATATTCAATGTGAACTTTTTCTCTGCAGCCGAGATTATTTCATCGCTGCTTAAGAAAAATATCAACCAGAACAGCCTGAAAAACATCATTTTTATTTCTGCGATTTTGGGAAAATTCGGGGCAAGAGGGCATAACCTGTATTCCTCCACCAAAGCAGCACTTGACGGTTTAATGAAATCTCTTGCTGTAGAATTGGCACCTGCAGTAAGGGTGAACAGTATTTTGCCGGGAGGTGTCAGAACCCCGATGGCTGAATATGCGCTGACCGATCCTGATATTGTAGAGAAAATCAAACAAGATTATCCTTTAGGGTTAGGCGAGACATCGGATATTGCCAACCTGGTCGAGTTCCTTCTTTCCGAAAAATCACGCTGGATCACAGGCCAGCAGATTATCATCGACGGCGGCAGGACAGCCAACATGTCGCAGAAATAA
- a CDS encoding acyl carrier protein has translation MEEFLKKLADILEVEKVEMNNVLTDFDEWDSLTSLSIIATIDADFNVNISAEQLVSVSTVGDLINLINEKIKR, from the coding sequence ATGGAAGAATTTTTGAAAAAACTTGCAGATATACTGGAAGTTGAGAAAGTAGAAATGAATAATGTGCTTACCGATTTTGATGAATGGGATTCTCTTACCTCGTTATCAATCATTGCCACAATTGATGCAGATTTTAATGTAAATATATCTGCGGAGCAACTGGTATCTGTTTCTACTGTTGGCGATCTGATTAACCTGATAAATGAAAAAATAAAAAGATAA